The Methanocellales archaeon genome includes the window TCACAAAAGAAGGTTTGGTGGATATACATCCTTATAAAAAAAGTTTCAGTTAAATTAAATGAAAGTAGTTCATGGATTGTATGTCTTGTGACAGATAGATGGGCGATTATGTCAAAATGGAAATAAATGAAGAGGAAACGATTTTTTGCTGTGAAAACTGTGCAGAGGCAACTCAACTAAAAAAACGAAAAGAAAATAATTAGAAAAAACACCGAAACCAAAAATACAAACAAGCATTATCTGGTTACGAGTGAAATGATGATCGAAAGCTCCGCCAGAAGAGATGGGGATATCAAAAGATTGCCAATTATATCTCGGAGAAGGCGAACAAGAACATCTTCGCGCAGACGATGTGGTACTGGGTAAACAAGAGGTGGTAAGTGTTGAACACGTATAAAGTGGGGCGGCATGATGATCATAAGTGACATTTTCTTAACATCAAGCCAGATCTCAATAGTTGGCTTAATTGTCATCATAGCCAGTGCCATATTTACAATAGTCTGCTATACTTATCAAAAAGAGTGGAACATTGGAGATATAGATGGAGTAGCCAAAACTCAAGATAAGAATGTAGAGGGCTACCTATATGCTGGAATAATTTTCTGCCTTCATTTTCCCCTTGTCAGGGTGGAAGTATTTTTTGAAGAGATAAATGGAAGAGACGTCGTTGCAGAGATTTTCGATTTCGTGCCCATGGATGTGGGGCATCATAGTGTTTTGACCTACTGTAAAGTGACAGGTAAAAGCGGTATAGTTTCTAGTACACTTACACTTGGGACATATGATATTCATTTTATTAGTACTGACCAGGAACCTAGAGAAGTAAAATTTAAAATTAAAGAAAAAGCTTTTTTCAGACCTTTTGAGAAATTCACTGGAGTGGGTTTGACACTTCTAACTATTGGATTCGTACTTTTAGTTGCTGGATTTTAATTTTCGCCTTTTCATCAACCTTAAATTCTACAACCGACATGCGACACTTTTATTTTGATCGTAATCACAACCATCATTGTAAAAAAAGGAGGCTCTTCATGGAAGTTCTGACAGTGGAAAAGATGGCAGACTTTGCTAGGTTTGAAATTGAAAGCTTCTCCAAGTCACCATCAGCTTTTTTTAAAAGAATCGAATCTGAATATATACTTAGAATAGAAAAAAACATTACCATAAGTGAATTTCAGAAAATGATATCAGATCCAGTGTTGGATGGAGATGCCTTAATATTATTTTTAGAAATATTAAGACATGTCGGCATCAAGATCCGATGGCATGAAGCAATTTTAGTATCAACACCTGAACTCATGCATTGGAACCACGATGAATTTGGAGATCCAATTCAGGCAGTTCAAATTGGTTACGATGCTCTTGAATGTGTAAGCCTGAAAGATTGTTTAGAAAAGCCTGATTTTGAATCTCAATATAATATGATTCTTTTTAATATTGCTAATGGTTGGTTATCACTTGGAAGATATAAGAAGTCCATTGCTCTATTCCAAGAAGCTCTTGATTTGGCTGAGAAAAGAGATGACAGATTATCCGTCGCTCAAATATACCAGAATTTAGGAGTATGTTATCGTGGTATAAATGACCTCTTCAAGGCAAAGGAGTGTTATAAAACTGCTTTTAGAATCTATGAGAAGATGAACCATCCCAGCGCTGATATTTGCTGGGGGAATCTAAGATCTATCGAGGTAGACCTAAGTTTTCCTCCAAATGGTATTATTGAAATCTCCGGCATAAAAACAACCAGTGGATTTGTTATTAAACACCCTAATTGGGATTTTTATAAACCCGAACAAACATTTCCTATTATTCCTTTCAAAAACCGAGAATTGGATGATTGCCCCCTTTCCTCTAACCAATGGCTGAGAAGTTCGACTGGTCTTAAGTACGAGATAAAGGAAGGGTTAGGAAGTGGCGGGGCCGGTGTTGTCTATAAAGCTTTGATAGAAGGTATAAAAGAGCTGGTAGCCATAAAGGTTCTTGCCCCAGACTACAGGTTTAGGAGTTCACCGTCAATGAGAGAGCGTTTCGAGAGAGAGATTCAGAGGCTACAGAGCCTAAGCCCCGACTTTTTAGTTGCAATCAGAGATAGGGGGACTGTCTTTGGATATCCATATTATGTCATGGATTTTTGCACTGGCGGCTCTCTAAGAGACCGAATAGACCAGGATACCCTATCTACCGAAGGAAAGTTAGCCGTAATGGTTAGGATCGCAGAATGCATAGACTACATACATTCAATGAAGTTAATACACAGGGATTTAAAGCCTGATAATATCATGTTCAAAGATGGTCGCGCGCTTATCTCAGATCTTGGGTTGGCTAGAAGCGTAATAGAAGAAGACATGTCGCTAACCGAGACTGGAGCGATTATAGGCAGTAAGGATTACATGTCTCCTGAGCAAAGGAAAAACCCGAAGGAGGTTACGAAAGCAACAGATTATTACTCTTTTGGAGTTATTCTTTACGAATTGTTTTCCGGAGAGCTGCCTAGAGCAGGGTCGTTCCCTGATTATTTGAAGAAAATAGCTAATCCTGAGGTAAGTAAGGTAGTACGAAAGATAACGGAAGACCTATTAAATGAAAATGCGGAATATAGAACGAAGCGATGGCCTATCTCTATTGAAGCCCTTCGCACGCTATATGAGAAAATGTCAGATAGAACAAAGTAAGAAATAATGCAGGAAAATTTCTAGATCAATAAACGCTGATATACTCTGTAATCTCATTGACCGCATTATGGCGTGAATCTATCAGCTTTGTTACATGTCTTTTACCTCTCATGTCCCTCCGCAGACTTTAGCTGTTTCCAACGGGCGAACTGGCACTAATGATCAAGGTACAAAAAGGCAGTTCCTGATAAACAGGCTGCGGAATCTCTAGCTTTCAAACACTGGTCTAAGAAGCCGATTTTGTGTTAATGTTGCATATGGAGAATCCACAGAATAGAGAATTCAAGTGTTACTCTATTGCCTGTTCTGTCCATTAGAATAGATCTAAATTTGTCTAACTACTGTAATCATCGACTTGATTGCCATAATTTGACTCTCTAAATGTAAATTCAAACCCCCAAAATTTATTTGACGGTGCCATCAACTTTCGGAAGTACCATTTAGAAACCAAAACTCTTAAGTACTGACAGACTTACATAAGGAGGCTCAATAAAGGACTTCTCCCATGCTTGTGGATATTCGATATCTCAAGCATAACTATTATATATTGTAGAAGTCATACTATACAACCGTACTGATTATAGTACAGTCTAGGTGGAGACGTGAGTAATTTCACGTCTGACGTTCGCCTTAACAGTTCGGTCACTCCGATCGGTGTATTTTTTTTTAAAAAAACCTCAAAAATTCCAATTCTGGTTGATCCTGCCAGAGGTCACTGCTATCGGGGTCCGATTAAGCCATGCGAGTTGTGTGTTCTTCGTGAGCACGGCAAACTGCTCAGTAACACGTGGATAACCTGCCCTTAGGTCTGGGATAACCCCGGGAAACTGGGGATAATATCAGATAGATCATAGGCGCTGGAATGCCCTATGGTCCAAAGCTCAGGCGCCTAAGGATGGGTCTGCGGCCTATC containing:
- a CDS encoding protein kinase; its protein translation is MADFARFEIESFSKSPSAFFKRIESEYILRIEKNITISEFQKMISDPVLDGDALILFLEILRHVGIKIRWHEAILVSTPELMHWNHDEFGDPIQAVQIGYDALECVSLKDCLEKPDFESQYNMILFNIANGWLSLGRYKKSIALFQEALDLAEKRDDRLSVAQIYQNLGVCYRGINDLFKAKECYKTAFRIYEKMNHPSADICWGNLRSIEVDLSFPPNGIIEISGIKTTSGFVIKHPNWDFYKPEQTFPIIPFKNRELDDCPLSSNQWLRSSTGLKYEIKEGLGSGGAGVVYKALIEGIKELVAIKVLAPDYRFRSSPSMRERFEREIQRLQSLSPDFLVAIRDRGTVFGYPYYVMDFCTGGSLRDRIDQDTLSTEGKLAVMVRIAECIDYIHSMKLIHRDLKPDNIMFKDGRALISDLGLARSVIEEDMSLTETGAIIGSKDYMSPEQRKNPKEVTKATDYYSFGVILYELFSGELPRAGSFPDYLKKIANPEVSKVVRKITEDLLNENAEYRTKRWPISIEALRTLYEKMSDRTK